In the genome of Streptomyces racemochromogenes, one region contains:
- a CDS encoding glutathione S-transferase family protein yields MSPGKGYERDSRYIATRITADGRDGFPVLPGHYRLAVSRACPWASRAVVVRRLLGLERALPMAVAGPVHDDDSWTFDLDPGGRDPVLGIERLKEAYLARDPGYDRGVTVPAIVDVPTGAVVTNDFPQITIDMSLEWTPHHRPGAPELYPAALRPDIDAVNEVVYRDVNNGVYRAGFAGSQETYEEAYERLFARLDWLSDRLARSRYLVGDTLTEADVRLFTTLVRFDAVYHGHFKCNRNKLAEMPVLWGYARDLFQTPGFGDTVDFDHIKRHYHLVHTDINPTGIIPAGPEPRAWLAPHDRAGLGGRPFGAGTPPGPPPREERVPAGHNPLPGAGPA; encoded by the coding sequence GTGAGCCCCGGCAAGGGGTACGAGCGCGACAGCCGCTACATCGCGACGCGGATCACCGCCGACGGCCGCGACGGCTTCCCCGTGCTGCCGGGGCACTACCGCCTCGCCGTCAGCCGGGCCTGTCCGTGGGCGAGCCGGGCGGTGGTCGTCCGGCGGCTGCTGGGCCTGGAGCGGGCCCTGCCGATGGCCGTCGCCGGCCCGGTCCACGACGACGACAGCTGGACCTTCGACCTCGATCCGGGCGGCCGGGACCCGGTGCTCGGCATCGAGCGCCTCAAGGAGGCCTACCTGGCGCGGGACCCCGGTTACGACCGCGGCGTCACGGTCCCCGCGATCGTCGACGTCCCGACCGGCGCGGTGGTCACGAACGACTTCCCTCAGATCACGATCGACATGTCGCTGGAGTGGACGCCCCACCACCGCCCGGGCGCGCCCGAGCTGTACCCGGCCGCGCTGCGGCCGGACATCGACGCGGTGAACGAGGTGGTCTACCGGGACGTGAACAACGGCGTCTACCGGGCCGGGTTCGCCGGCTCCCAGGAAACCTACGAGGAGGCGTACGAGCGGCTGTTCGCCCGGCTCGACTGGCTCTCCGACCGGCTCGCGCGCTCGCGCTACCTGGTCGGCGACACCCTCACCGAGGCCGACGTACGGCTGTTCACCACGCTCGTCCGCTTCGACGCCGTGTACCACGGCCACTTCAAGTGCAACCGGAACAAGCTCGCGGAGATGCCGGTGCTGTGGGGGTACGCGCGGGACCTGTTCCAGACGCCCGGCTTCGGCGACACCGTGGACTTCGACCACATCAAACGGCACTACCACCTGGTGCACACCGACATCAATCCCACGGGCATCATCCCGGCGGGGCCCGAACCGCGGGCCTGGCTCGCCCCGCACGACCGGGCCGGCCTCGGCGGCCGGCCCTTCGGCGCCGGCACCCCGCCGGGGCCACCGCCCCGCGAGGAACGGGTGCCGGCGGGCCACAACCCCCTCCCGGGCGCGGGCCCGGCGTAG
- a CDS encoding nucleotidyltransferase family protein — protein sequence MPDRDTVRVEPGRRPVAARTSSALEGVAPPEGLTAPAPAEGALPKDHTQAILETTKRVAALLKRSGPPFALAGSVAAFAHGLPARFQHDTDFCVRPEDADQAVKALEDGGIAMRRAPEDWLVKGRSGGEEIDLIFELARRPVGTELLERASVKAVDSVWMPVLSPTDLMDSRLAALCEHYCDFGDLLPMARMLREQIDWARLERDHRAQPLPDAFFHLLERLRVIERTDVAGAGVTGEGVTGEGATGERT from the coding sequence ATGCCCGACCGTGACACCGTGCGGGTGGAACCAGGGAGGCGCCCCGTGGCCGCACGTACCTCCTCCGCCCTCGAGGGCGTCGCCCCGCCGGAGGGCCTGACGGCTCCCGCGCCGGCCGAGGGAGCGCTGCCCAAGGACCACACCCAGGCGATCCTGGAGACGACCAAGCGGGTGGCCGCCCTCCTGAAACGTTCGGGGCCGCCCTTCGCCCTCGCCGGCAGCGTGGCCGCCTTCGCCCACGGCCTGCCGGCCCGCTTCCAGCACGACACGGACTTCTGCGTGCGCCCCGAGGACGCCGACCAGGCGGTCAAGGCCCTGGAGGACGGTGGCATCGCCATGCGCCGGGCCCCGGAGGACTGGCTGGTCAAGGGCCGCTCGGGCGGGGAGGAGATCGACCTGATCTTCGAGCTGGCCCGGCGTCCGGTCGGCACGGAGCTGCTGGAACGGGCGAGCGTCAAGGCGGTGGACTCGGTGTGGATGCCGGTCCTCTCGCCCACCGACCTGATGGACAGCCGGCTCGCCGCGCTGTGCGAGCACTACTGCGACTTCGGCGACCTGCTGCCCATGGCCCGCATGCTCCGCGAGCAGATCGACTGGGCCCGGCTGGAGCGCGACCACCGGGCGCAACCGCTGCCCGACGCGTTCTTCCACCTGCTCGAACGGCTCCGCGTCATCGAACGCACGGACGTGGCGGGAGCGGGCGTGACCGGAGAAGGAGTGACCGGAGAAGGAGCGACGGGAGAACGGACATGA
- a CDS encoding type 1 glutamine amidotransferase domain-containing protein — translation MRIAFLTAPEGVEEVELTAPWKAVEGAGWNPQLVSTQAGQVQAFNHLDRAGRFTVDHVLAGDTADAFDALVLPGGVANPDALRTDDRAVGFTRSFFTQGKPVAAICHAPWTLVEADVVRGRTLTSWPSLATDIRNAGGTWVDEPVRVCRAGPSTLVTSRKPDDLDVFCAAVLREFDRAAAARA, via the coding sequence GTGCGCATCGCCTTTCTGACCGCACCCGAAGGCGTCGAGGAAGTGGAACTGACCGCGCCGTGGAAGGCCGTCGAGGGGGCCGGCTGGAACCCGCAGCTGGTCTCGACGCAGGCCGGACAGGTCCAGGCGTTCAACCACCTCGACCGGGCCGGCCGTTTCACCGTCGACCACGTCCTGGCCGGGGACACCGCCGACGCGTTCGACGCGCTGGTCCTGCCCGGCGGGGTCGCCAATCCCGACGCCCTGCGGACGGACGACCGGGCCGTCGGCTTCACCAGGAGCTTCTTCACCCAGGGCAAGCCGGTCGCCGCGATCTGCCACGCCCCGTGGACCCTGGTCGAGGCCGACGTCGTACGCGGCCGGACCCTGACCTCGTGGCCGAGCCTGGCCACCGACATCCGCAACGCCGGCGGCACCTGGGTGGACGAGCCGGTACGGGTCTGCCGGGCGGGGCCGTCGACGCTGGTCACCAGCCGCAAGCCGGACGACCTGGACGTCTTCTGCGCCGCCGTGCTGCGCGAGTTCGACCGGGCGGCGGCGGCCCGGGCCTGA
- a CDS encoding CDGSH iron-sulfur domain-containing protein — MNAPDPAARRVAVDPAGPVLVEGPVEVVLDDGTVVRSDRFTVAVCTCRRSRTYPWCDTSHRPRRREAAPGDGGGAPCTGPPDREEPS; from the coding sequence ATGAACGCTCCCGACCCCGCCGCCCGCCGGGTGGCGGTGGATCCGGCCGGGCCGGTGCTCGTCGAGGGCCCCGTGGAGGTCGTCCTCGACGACGGCACCGTCGTCCGCTCCGACCGGTTCACCGTCGCCGTGTGCACCTGCCGCCGCAGCCGCACCTACCCGTGGTGCGACACCAGCCACCGGCCCCGCCGCCGCGAGGCGGCGCCCGGGGACGGAGGCGGGGCGCCGTGCACGGGTCCGCCCGACCGAGAGGAACCGTCATGA
- a CDS encoding NACHT domain-containing protein, whose translation MVDVPHDGVVATVVVDAYQGDALRRRDRSYLRRSAERFTEQARRLGFDAPPLGAASTRDTGTPDPPLERGRVRELVARLRAQPAGRKILYWTGHGERVGDTFYLACQDSYADGRFDPARAVSAAELVSWLAEDTTDTLLVLDACFSGTALDDVNQQVKAARAARAGNGRHGDAGFAVIATAEAGEEAVEGRWTARLKEVLDTADAQTRAVPLFHRENPVVPFTHLMLAVRALTAGQVPEWAEVRTLRPDFLLNPYCSERVRPALRPADDESWIGEELSADVMPLFSGAGEGRSLREFSSRDRILGELVTWMATRSTGLFALSGASGAGKSTLLTYLAHLTTRGFAASLPAGRRPRIQPELYSVHAALHCRGKTLAALCEELARRLGPLGLGRPDGPDRGAPHLLVERIAALARRKGSLTLLFDGLDEAAAGHAFDMARGLINPLAGTPLVKAVVTTRPNARRNLPGELPAETLLEALHCEDPVELDRLPETEGDIARHVERLLARDGSPYRPAGAEEARRAAARHIASRSNGLFLVATLWARRLAGLPELPEPDRLDGELRHGTAVLDSLLGDELDRLDPAEPARIRDLLRPLALAQGNGLPQPRVWLAMADAVRPPGSRKYTEDDLRHVIDAATGVVLARDGEFGTEVHRLHHPSFGAHLLGDEARQRRLHRRVALALRPPRSEDWASVEPYVAHYAAAHAALAGDATLDELTGDYHFAVHASPDVLEPLVATRLAVAPRPALYAQVADHFRTHPAPAARWAVLRATALAVFPAEVLQGIPRPPEVFWDDVWSSADRLPLQRSWPAPMGGALAVHWEGRPGREGHGEGLIHAAGAGVIRSWTAGGREVRGRDTGPAGWTTAGRQRGLAVAEGGTGRRVIATHDGRALRLWRGEERHPFEELYWGGAPEAVAAAWWNGLVHLAAVEAGRLWLWTWDGTGTYARDLLRLRLLSAAVSSAALLPLEGAVTAVAGGPRGLTLWAVPRRGPGPTGPLHGAAPLLDTGHPVRALSAFALPDGRGAVLAALDGRELSVWQMPDPLYDDHRELLLHTRSAGQAVSVGEGPAGLLVAVREGSEARVWSGSGTEHVPLPCTSHHRSLAFDPSGSGRLAVADETRVRVWEPHAPAGPAAPAAPRRPRGGDPRAHPRAAAATGTAGEFLLCRSEDGEVLVSLHTPAGPRLVGPPLTHGDPVTALAAAPDGARWTVAAVGRRTARVWTLGPGLDPETTDELPLAGARDVPVPSVALRAAPGRRLQLFWPSGQGVACWERAPAPGTGWTRGTIRPMGASGAVQRLAVAGTPQGRSWLSAWGGDAVRVWDLDAAGAAPFPVDSVLIHAVATGVLRKGRRTVPLVAIASGNEVEIAECEGWLFGTGTTLPPPPGDAPLDGLALAGPDHRPLLVGWRNTSGRLHLWDVAAERALPDVEPRGYDVSQVVSAFGDAGISLLVRGGPQAALRCDQLLLTPGNLARLGVPLTPPTPPTEEQLP comes from the coding sequence ATGGTCGACGTCCCGCACGACGGCGTCGTGGCCACGGTGGTGGTGGACGCCTACCAGGGCGACGCGCTCCGCCGGCGCGACCGCTCCTACCTGCGGCGCAGCGCCGAACGGTTCACCGAGCAGGCCAGGCGGCTCGGCTTCGACGCCCCGCCCCTGGGGGCGGCCAGTACGCGGGACACCGGCACCCCGGACCCGCCCCTGGAGCGCGGGCGCGTCCGGGAACTGGTGGCGAGGCTCCGCGCGCAGCCGGCGGGCCGCAAGATCCTCTACTGGACCGGCCACGGTGAACGCGTCGGCGACACCTTCTACCTCGCCTGCCAGGACTCCTACGCCGACGGCCGCTTCGACCCCGCCCGGGCCGTCTCCGCCGCCGAACTCGTCTCCTGGCTGGCCGAGGACACCACCGACACCCTCCTCGTCCTCGACGCCTGCTTCTCCGGGACGGCACTGGACGACGTCAACCAGCAGGTGAAGGCGGCCAGGGCGGCGCGGGCCGGGAACGGGCGGCACGGCGACGCCGGATTCGCCGTGATCGCCACCGCCGAAGCCGGCGAGGAGGCGGTCGAGGGCCGCTGGACCGCCCGGCTCAAGGAGGTCCTGGACACGGCCGACGCCCAGACCCGCGCGGTCCCGCTCTTCCACCGGGAGAACCCCGTCGTCCCGTTCACCCACCTCATGCTCGCCGTCCGGGCCCTGACCGCCGGCCAGGTGCCCGAGTGGGCCGAAGTACGGACCCTGCGGCCCGACTTCCTGCTCAACCCCTACTGCTCCGAGCGCGTCCGGCCCGCCCTGCGACCCGCCGACGACGAGTCGTGGATCGGCGAGGAACTCAGCGCCGACGTCATGCCGCTCTTCTCCGGCGCCGGGGAGGGCCGCAGCCTGCGCGAGTTCTCCTCCCGCGACCGGATCCTCGGGGAACTGGTCACCTGGATGGCGACCAGGAGCACGGGCCTGTTCGCCCTCTCCGGCGCTTCCGGCGCCGGCAAGTCCACGCTGCTGACCTACCTCGCCCACCTGACGACACGCGGCTTCGCGGCCTCGCTGCCCGCCGGTCGGCGGCCCCGGATCCAGCCCGAGCTGTACTCCGTGCACGCGGCCCTGCACTGCCGGGGCAAGACCCTCGCGGCCCTCTGCGAGGAACTCGCCCGCAGGCTGGGCCCACTCGGCCTCGGCCGGCCCGACGGCCCCGACCGCGGGGCCCCGCACCTCCTCGTCGAACGGATCGCCGCCCTCGCGCGGCGCAAGGGCAGCCTGACCCTGCTGTTCGACGGGCTCGACGAGGCGGCCGCCGGGCACGCGTTCGACATGGCGCGCGGCCTGATCAACCCGCTCGCCGGGACACCCCTGGTGAAGGCGGTGGTCACCACCCGCCCCAACGCGCGCCGGAACCTGCCCGGCGAACTCCCCGCCGAGACCCTGCTGGAAGCCCTCCACTGCGAGGACCCGGTCGAACTGGACCGGCTCCCCGAGACCGAGGGCGACATCGCACGGCACGTCGAACGCCTGCTCGCCCGGGACGGGTCCCCCTACCGGCCCGCCGGGGCCGAGGAGGCCCGGCGCGCCGCCGCCCGCCACATCGCCTCCCGCAGCAACGGCCTCTTCCTGGTCGCCACCCTCTGGGCCCGCCGCCTGGCCGGTCTGCCCGAGCTGCCGGAACCCGACCGGCTGGACGGCGAGCTGCGGCACGGAACCGCCGTCCTGGACTCGCTGCTCGGCGACGAACTCGACCGGCTGGACCCGGCCGAACCGGCCCGCATCCGCGACCTGCTGCGGCCCCTGGCGCTGGCCCAGGGCAACGGCCTGCCCCAGCCGCGCGTCTGGCTGGCCATGGCGGACGCCGTGCGCCCGCCCGGCAGCAGGAAGTACACCGAGGACGACCTCAGGCACGTCATCGACGCGGCCACCGGAGTGGTCCTCGCCCGGGACGGCGAGTTCGGCACGGAGGTCCACCGGCTGCACCACCCCAGCTTCGGCGCCCACCTGCTCGGCGACGAGGCCCGGCAGCGACGGCTCCACCGGCGCGTCGCCCTGGCCCTGCGGCCGCCCCGCAGCGAGGACTGGGCGAGCGTCGAACCCTACGTCGCCCACTACGCCGCCGCACACGCCGCCCTCGCCGGCGACGCCACCCTGGACGAGCTGACCGGCGACTACCACTTCGCCGTCCACGCCTCACCGGACGTCCTCGAACCCCTGGTGGCCACCCGCCTGGCGGTGGCGCCCCGGCCGGCGCTCTACGCACAGGTCGCCGACCACTTCCGCACCCATCCGGCCCCCGCCGCACGCTGGGCCGTGCTGCGCGCGACCGCCCTCGCCGTGTTCCCCGCCGAGGTCCTCCAGGGCATCCCGCGGCCCCCCGAGGTCTTCTGGGACGACGTGTGGAGCAGCGCGGACCGGCTCCCGCTGCAACGGAGCTGGCCTGCGCCGATGGGCGGCGCGCTTGCGGTCCACTGGGAAGGCCGTCCGGGCCGGGAGGGACACGGCGAGGGCCTCATCCACGCCGCCGGCGCCGGAGTGATCAGATCGTGGACCGCCGGCGGCCGGGAGGTCCGGGGCCGCGACACCGGACCGGCGGGCTGGACCACCGCCGGCCGCCAGCGCGGCCTCGCGGTGGCCGAAGGCGGCACCGGCCGGCGGGTGATCGCGACGCACGACGGACGGGCGCTGCGGCTGTGGCGCGGCGAGGAGAGGCACCCCTTCGAAGAGCTGTACTGGGGCGGGGCACCCGAGGCCGTGGCCGCCGCCTGGTGGAACGGGCTGGTGCACCTGGCGGCCGTGGAGGCCGGGCGGCTGTGGTTGTGGACGTGGGACGGGACCGGGACGTACGCCCGCGACCTGCTGCGATTACGCCTGCTGTCCGCCGCCGTGTCGTCCGCGGCGCTGCTCCCGCTGGAGGGCGCCGTCACCGCCGTCGCGGGCGGACCGCGCGGACTGACCCTGTGGGCCGTGCCCCGCCGCGGCCCCGGACCCACCGGGCCCCTGCACGGCGCGGCACCGCTGCTGGACACCGGCCACCCGGTGCGGGCGCTGTCCGCGTTCGCGCTGCCGGACGGCCGGGGCGCCGTCCTCGCGGCCCTGGACGGCCGGGAGCTCTCCGTCTGGCAGATGCCCGACCCGCTGTACGACGACCACCGCGAACTCCTCCTCCACACCCGCAGCGCCGGGCAGGCGGTGAGCGTCGGAGAAGGGCCCGCGGGCCTGCTCGTCGCGGTGCGCGAGGGCTCCGAGGCGCGGGTCTGGTCCGGATCGGGCACCGAGCACGTGCCCCTGCCGTGCACCAGCCACCACAGGTCGCTGGCCTTCGACCCCTCGGGATCGGGGCGGCTGGCCGTGGCCGACGAGACCCGCGTCCGCGTCTGGGAGCCGCACGCTCCCGCCGGCCCGGCCGCGCCCGCGGCCCCGCGGCGGCCCCGCGGCGGCGACCCCCGCGCCCACCCGCGGGCCGCGGCCGCCACCGGAACGGCGGGGGAGTTCCTGCTGTGCAGGTCCGAGGACGGCGAGGTCCTCGTGAGCCTGCACACCCCGGCCGGCCCCCGGCTCGTCGGCCCGCCGCTGACCCACGGCGACCCGGTCACCGCCCTCGCCGCCGCCCCGGACGGGGCACGGTGGACGGTGGCGGCCGTCGGCCGCAGGACCGCCCGCGTGTGGACCCTCGGCCCCGGCCTGGACCCCGAGACCACCGACGAACTCCCCCTCGCGGGCGCACGGGACGTACCCGTACCGTCCGTCGCCCTGCGCGCGGCCCCCGGACGGCGCCTCCAGCTGTTCTGGCCCTCCGGCCAGGGCGTGGCCTGCTGGGAACGCGCCCCCGCGCCCGGCACGGGCTGGACCCGCGGGACCATCCGGCCGATGGGCGCCTCCGGCGCGGTGCAACGCCTCGCCGTGGCCGGGACGCCGCAGGGGCGGTCCTGGCTCTCGGCGTGGGGCGGCGACGCCGTGCGCGTCTGGGACCTCGACGCCGCAGGGGCCGCGCCCTTCCCCGTGGACTCCGTCCTGATCCACGCGGTCGCCACCGGGGTCCTGCGCAAGGGGCGCCGTACGGTCCCGCTGGTGGCCATCGCGTCCGGCAACGAGGTGGAGATCGCCGAGTGCGAGGGCTGGCTCTTCGGCACCGGCACCACCCTGCCGCCGCCGCCCGGTGACGCCCCCCTCGACGGCCTCGCGCTGGCCGGCCCGGACCACCGGCCGCTGCTGGTCGGCTGGCGGAACACCTCCGGCCGCCTCCACCTGTGGGACGTCGCCGCCGAGCGGGCCCTCCCCGACGTCGAACCCCGCGGCTACGACGTCTCCCAGGTGGTCTCCGCCTTCGGCGACGCCGGCATCAGCCTCCTGGTACGGGGCGGCCCGCAGGCCGCCCTGCGTTGCGACCAGCTGCTGCTGACCCCCGGGAACCTGGCCCGGCTCGGCGTTCCGCTCACCCCGCCCACCCCACCCACCGAGGAGCAGCTGCCGTGA
- a CDS encoding flavin reductase family protein: protein MPEPDQQPGHDLGGLAEAMDGAMYVVTAAAGGRRAGCLVGFASQCSIDPPRFVVWLSTENRTYDVARAACHLTVHVLGRDQRALAELFGGRTGDDVDKFARTAWEPGLDGSPVLSDVRVWFTGRVERVLEAGGDHVGFVLAPAGPGAGPAEPPGPLRFSAVSDVEAGHPA from the coding sequence GTGCCGGAACCGGACCAGCAGCCCGGCCATGACCTCGGCGGCCTCGCCGAGGCCATGGACGGCGCGATGTACGTCGTCACGGCCGCAGCGGGCGGGCGGCGGGCCGGCTGCCTGGTCGGCTTCGCCTCGCAGTGCTCGATCGACCCGCCGCGCTTCGTGGTGTGGCTGTCCACCGAGAACCGCACCTACGACGTCGCCCGGGCGGCCTGCCACCTCACCGTGCACGTACTGGGCCGGGACCAGCGGGCCCTGGCGGAACTCTTCGGCGGGCGGACGGGCGACGACGTGGACAAGTTCGCGCGTACCGCCTGGGAGCCGGGGCTGGACGGCAGCCCCGTGCTGTCGGATGTACGCGTCTGGTTCACCGGCCGCGTCGAGCGGGTCCTCGAGGCGGGCGGCGACCACGTCGGCTTCGTGCTCGCCCCGGCCGGGCCCGGCGCCGGCCCCGCCGAGCCGCCCGGGCCGCTGCGGTTCAGCGCCGTCAGTGACGTGGAGGCCGGCCACCCGGCCTGA
- a CDS encoding hemerythrin domain-containing protein, with amino-acid sequence MSESADRREQDVVAVILEDHRTMEELFRRMRSVEDDRAGALREFAALLIAHGEAEESEVYGALKRYRNVDDEEVEHGVEEHEEGNKALLDLLEVEEVGSEEWDSRLEDLVEAVSHHVDEEERTILNGARENVPDERRAELAAAFLKERQRQLESDCGSIENVRAVVNR; translated from the coding sequence ATGTCCGAGTCCGCGGACCGCAGGGAACAGGACGTCGTCGCGGTGATCCTGGAGGACCACCGGACCATGGAGGAGCTGTTCCGCAGGATGCGCAGCGTCGAGGACGACCGCGCGGGAGCGCTGCGGGAGTTCGCCGCGCTGCTCATCGCCCACGGCGAGGCGGAGGAGTCGGAGGTCTACGGCGCGCTCAAGCGCTACCGGAACGTCGACGACGAGGAGGTCGAGCACGGCGTGGAGGAGCACGAGGAGGGCAACAAGGCGCTGCTCGACCTGCTGGAGGTGGAGGAGGTCGGCTCCGAGGAGTGGGACTCCAGGCTGGAGGACCTGGTCGAGGCCGTCTCGCACCACGTGGACGAGGAGGAGCGCACCATCCTCAACGGCGCCCGCGAGAACGTCCCGGACGAGCGCAGGGCCGAGCTGGCCGCCGCGTTCCTGAAGGAGCGCCAGAGGCAGCTGGAGTCGGACTGCGGCAGCATCGAGAACGTCCGGGCCGTCGTGAACAGGTGA
- a CDS encoding metallophosphoesterase family protein, translating to MIRVAAVGDIHLGPDSAGLLRPAFDTLGGCADLLLLAGDLTRHGTPEEARVVAAEAAGLPVPVVAVLGNHDYQSDRQEAVADELRAAGLYVLEGDGVLLDLDGTPVGIAGTKGFCGGFAGRAGSEFGEPEMKSFIRCTRASAKALGRALRELREAGSALRIALTHYSPVPDTLAGEPREIYPFLGSYLLAEAMDEEGADLAVHGHAHLGTEHGMTAGGVQVRNVAMPVIGQAFSVYHLSPDGAAAHRSTTTPQEART from the coding sequence GTGATCCGCGTCGCCGCCGTCGGGGACATCCACCTCGGCCCGGACAGCGCCGGGCTGCTGCGGCCCGCCTTCGACACCCTGGGCGGCTGCGCCGACCTGCTGCTCCTCGCCGGCGACCTGACCCGGCACGGCACCCCGGAGGAGGCGCGGGTGGTGGCCGCCGAGGCCGCCGGGCTCCCGGTGCCCGTGGTCGCGGTGCTCGGCAACCACGACTACCAGAGCGACCGGCAGGAGGCCGTCGCGGACGAGCTCCGCGCGGCGGGCCTGTACGTGCTGGAGGGCGACGGCGTCCTCCTCGACCTCGACGGCACCCCCGTGGGGATCGCCGGGACCAAGGGCTTCTGCGGCGGGTTCGCCGGCCGCGCCGGAAGCGAGTTCGGCGAACCGGAGATGAAGTCCTTCATCCGCTGCACCCGCGCCAGCGCGAAGGCCCTCGGGCGCGCCCTGCGCGAGCTGCGCGAGGCCGGCAGCGCGCTGCGCATCGCACTCACCCACTACTCCCCCGTGCCGGACACCCTGGCGGGCGAGCCCCGCGAGATCTACCCCTTCCTCGGCAGCTACCTCCTCGCGGAGGCGATGGACGAGGAGGGCGCCGACCTCGCCGTCCACGGCCACGCCCACCTCGGCACCGAACACGGCATGACGGCGGGCGGGGTCCAGGTCCGCAACGTGGCCATGCCCGTCATCGGACAGGCGTTCTCGGTGTACCACCTCTCCCCCGACGGTGCCGCCGCGCACCGGTCTACCACCACTCCCCAGGAGGCGCGCACATGA
- a CDS encoding esterase/lipase family protein produces the protein MKDDLVVVVPGIMGTALTWEGVDVWNLGPRAAAGLLRPGRTLERLRLQQGIGDEDPEPPHALSLGGPIRTQRVLPGLVAHLGYGGLAGRLGIAPERLAVFPYDWRLSNVNSAMKLERFVGERLERWRTTADPERFPGARDAKVVFVCRSMGGLVVRHFAEVLGGHRVTRAVASLGTPYMGSVKALRFLLGEGLGPLPAAWREAIAEACSTYPSLHQLLPVYRAVVTEDGYPARLGEVPPVPGLPTAMIVDAFRFHRRMQKAARANRANEAGGTAGYDLVPLGGATHRTAHGVSFDPAGRPRFHDGLPGDGGPWLGDGTVPQLSATPPEHRTTATTMWFPHRHASLLDAAPVQYQLRHICNGVERPRFLASDHDIGIELPDVALAGAPIEVWATRVDRAMDLRVRRLAQDGRCLAAEPMRPAGDGRFRAELRAEPGTWTLEVSSPTTGYACRDAVLVMEA, from the coding sequence GTGAAGGACGACCTCGTCGTTGTCGTGCCGGGCATCATGGGCACCGCGTTGACCTGGGAAGGCGTGGACGTGTGGAACCTCGGCCCGCGCGCCGCCGCCGGGCTCCTGCGGCCCGGAAGGACGCTGGAACGGCTGCGGTTGCAGCAGGGGATCGGGGACGAGGACCCGGAGCCGCCGCACGCCCTGTCCCTGGGCGGCCCCATCCGGACCCAGCGCGTCCTGCCCGGCCTCGTGGCGCACCTCGGCTACGGCGGACTGGCCGGGCGGCTCGGCATCGCGCCCGAGCGGCTGGCCGTGTTCCCGTACGACTGGCGGCTCAGCAACGTCAACTCCGCCATGAAGCTCGAACGGTTCGTCGGCGAGCGCCTCGAACGGTGGCGGACCACCGCGGACCCGGAGCGGTTCCCCGGCGCGCGGGACGCCAAGGTGGTCTTCGTCTGCCGCTCCATGGGCGGTCTGGTCGTACGGCACTTCGCGGAGGTGCTCGGCGGCCACCGGGTGACGCGCGCGGTCGCGTCCCTCGGCACGCCCTACATGGGCAGCGTGAAGGCGCTCCGGTTCCTGCTGGGCGAGGGGCTCGGACCCCTGCCGGCGGCGTGGCGGGAGGCCATCGCCGAGGCCTGCTCGACGTACCCGTCCCTGCACCAGCTGCTCCCGGTCTACCGGGCGGTCGTGACCGAGGACGGCTACCCGGCCCGGCTCGGCGAGGTCCCGCCGGTCCCCGGGCTCCCCACCGCGATGATCGTGGACGCCTTCAGGTTCCACCGCCGGATGCAGAAGGCCGCCAGGGCGAACCGGGCGAACGAGGCGGGCGGGACCGCCGGCTACGACCTCGTCCCGCTGGGAGGCGCCACCCACCGCACCGCGCACGGCGTCTCCTTCGATCCCGCGGGCCGCCCCCGGTTCCACGACGGCCTGCCCGGCGACGGCGGCCCGTGGCTGGGGGACGGCACCGTCCCGCAGCTCTCCGCCACCCCTCCGGAGCACCGCACCACGGCGACGACCATGTGGTTCCCGCACCGGCACGCCTCGCTCCTGGACGCCGCACCCGTGCAGTACCAGCTGCGCCACATCTGCAACGGCGTCGAACGCCCCCGGTTCCTGGCCTCGGACCACGACATCGGCATCGAACTCCCGGACGTGGCCCTGGCGGGAGCGCCGATCGAGGTGTGGGCCACGCGCGTTGACCGGGCCATGGACCTCCGCGTCCGCCGCCTCGCGCAGGACGGCCGGTGCCTCGCCGCCGAGCCGATGCGGCCCGCCGGCGACGGCCGCTTCCGCGCGGAGCTGCGGGCCGAACCGGGGACGTGGACGCTGGAGGTGTCCTCCCCGACGACCGGCTACGCGTGCCGGGACGCCGTCCTGGTGATGGAGGCATAG